One genomic segment of Flavobacteriaceae bacterium includes these proteins:
- a CDS encoding tyrosine-type recombinase/integrase, translating into MSENLTIINQEYKEWLATLGFSHSIVYNYNFSVRDFFNWLDTQGVSQINKLTAKHITTYFNYLQIRPNKRRKGGLSTAHLNKTFDAIDKLMEFMHQIGMHTAPNPTNYRIEQDKQERVNNIHPFTKEEIKELQNNISKTYPKYHFEKREKKQEQLKLIFALFYGCGIRRTEGMNLEVTDINFDTKTLFIRQGKNYKDRIIPLSTGVYKVLENYVYNFRNLQKITHRKLFIHSSCGLTNSLKDLQKITPNKVIQSKRLTFHILRHSIATQLLQNGVSIENIAQFLGHSSLESTQIYTHIVNR; encoded by the coding sequence TTGAGCGAAAACCTAACAATTATTAACCAAGAATATAAAGAGTGGTTGGCTACTTTGGGCTTTTCACATTCCATTGTTTACAACTATAATTTTAGTGTAAGGGATTTTTTTAATTGGCTTGACACGCAGGGCGTGAGCCAAATAAACAAGCTGACTGCAAAGCACATTACTACTTATTTTAATTACTTACAAATACGCCCAAACAAGCGAAGAAAAGGCGGGTTGAGTACTGCACATCTCAACAAAACTTTTGATGCCATAGACAAGCTGATGGAGTTTATGCATCAAATAGGAATGCACACCGCACCCAACCCAACAAATTACAGAATTGAACAGGACAAGCAGGAAAGAGTAAACAATATACACCCTTTTACCAAAGAAGAAATAAAGGAATTGCAAAACAATATCTCAAAAACATACCCCAAATATCATTTTGAAAAAAGAGAGAAAAAGCAGGAACAATTAAAACTTATTTTTGCTTTGTTTTATGGTTGTGGCATACGCAGAACCGAGGGGATGAACCTTGAAGTAACGGACATTAATTTTGATACTAAAACGCTTTTTATAAGACAAGGAAAAAATTATAAAGACCGCATCATCCCATTAAGTACAGGGGTTTATAAAGTACTGGAAAACTACGTTTACAATTTTAGAAACCTGCAAAAAATAACACACCGAAAACTCTTTATTCATAGTTCTTGTGGGCTTACAAACAGTCTTAAAGATTTACAGAAAATCACGCCAAATAAAGTCATACAAAGCAAAAGATTAACCTTTCATATTTTACGCCATAGTATCGCTACACAACTACTTCAAAATGGTGTTAGTATTGAAAATATTGCACAGTTCTTGGGGCATTCTTCACTAGAAAGTACGCAGATTTATACACATATCGTAAACCGATAA
- a CDS encoding transposase — MKTNEIIGIDVSKLLIDVCIYSKQIVQQFENSKSGFKLMLKWSFKNSSFSKEETMFVFEHTGMYSHLLSVSLTEQKLSFFIASGLEIKRSIGIARGKDDQIDAKRIALYGYRLKEELKPSKLPKRSILQLKSILSLRTKLNKQRAGFKVTLKEQKRIYKAKEYKIIFDVQQKMIAELTKQIHKINTQMQAIIDQNIMLKETYKLVTSVKGIGMQTAIMMIVFTDNFSKFENWRKFASYGGVAPFPYQSGTSIKGRTKVSHLANKKLKAIINMCAISAIQHNPEMKLYYHKRIKQGKSKMSTVNIIRNKLIARVFAVVKRQTPYVDTFKFAA, encoded by the coding sequence ATGAAAACAAATGAAATTATCGGAATCGATGTCAGTAAATTATTAATTGATGTTTGTATCTATTCTAAACAAATTGTTCAACAGTTTGAGAACAGTAAATCTGGATTTAAATTAATGCTAAAGTGGAGTTTTAAAAATTCGTCTTTCTCTAAAGAAGAAACCATGTTTGTATTTGAACATACAGGAATGTACTCTCATTTATTATCTGTGTCTTTAACTGAACAAAAATTATCTTTTTTCATAGCTTCTGGTTTAGAAATTAAAAGATCTATTGGTATTGCTCGTGGAAAGGATGACCAAATTGATGCCAAACGCATTGCTCTATATGGGTATCGATTAAAAGAAGAACTTAAACCCAGTAAGCTACCTAAAAGAAGTATATTACAACTAAAAAGTATCTTATCTTTAAGGACAAAACTTAACAAACAAAGAGCTGGTTTTAAAGTTACTTTGAAAGAACAAAAAAGAATTTATAAAGCAAAAGAGTATAAAATAATCTTTGACGTTCAACAAAAAATGATTGCAGAACTAACCAAACAAATACACAAGATTAATACTCAAATGCAAGCTATTATTGACCAAAATATAATGTTAAAAGAAACCTATAAACTTGTTACTAGTGTTAAAGGTATAGGAATGCAAACTGCTATAATGATGATTGTGTTTACTGACAATTTTTCAAAATTTGAAAACTGGAGAAAGTTTGCCTCTTATGGTGGTGTTGCTCCTTTTCCTTACCAATCTGGAACTAGTATTAAAGGACGTACAAAAGTCTCTCATTTGGCTAATAAAAAATTGAAAGCAATTATTAATATGTGCGCTATTTCTGCTATACAACATAACCCAGAAATGAAATTATACTATCATAAAAGAATAAAACAAGGCAAAAGTAAAATGAGTACCGTTAACATTATTAGAAACAAATTAATAGCAAGAGTGTTTGCCGTTGTCAAACGACAAACACCCTATGTAGATACTTTTAAATTTGCTGCATAA
- a CDS encoding tyrosine-type recombinase/integrase yields MQDFINYLQTKNHAEITQKKYTKSVADFLKWFTKEDINTTKKDVLEYLSYLKKNLHQTNSRRKGDLTALRHYFTFLQQNDLIATNPTNFLKIRGARKKTLYNIYSFAELEQLNDNFYHNFIRNFNYNKYVGENDRERSLLCRERNYCMLGMLVYQGLLTKELKKIKLTDLDLNKATLKIQKAKKSNGRTIVLNATQIGVLINYTQQIRPKIANLYNQETEQLFLSYPISNEKNNIQDFRGVVQYLAKQVKKIDSNFLNFKQLRASVITNWIKNEGLRKAQYLAGHRYISSTESYKVNDLESLTDDIAKHHPF; encoded by the coding sequence ATGCAAGATTTTATTAACTATTTACAAACCAAAAACCACGCAGAAATCACGCAAAAAAAATACACCAAAAGCGTAGCTGATTTTTTAAAATGGTTTACAAAGGAAGACATTAATACTACTAAAAAAGATGTTTTGGAGTACTTGTCCTATCTTAAAAAAAATCTTCACCAAACCAACAGCAGACGTAAAGGAGATTTAACAGCTTTAAGGCATTATTTTACTTTTTTACAGCAAAATGATTTAATAGCGACCAACCCCACTAACTTTTTAAAAATAAGAGGAGCAAGAAAAAAAACACTTTACAATATCTATTCTTTTGCAGAACTGGAACAGCTAAACGATAATTTTTACCACAACTTTATTAGGAATTTCAACTACAATAAATACGTAGGAGAAAACGACCGAGAACGCTCTCTTTTATGCAGAGAAAGAAACTATTGTATGTTGGGGATGCTTGTGTATCAAGGTTTGCTAACCAAAGAATTAAAAAAAATAAAACTTACCGATTTAGACCTAAACAAAGCCACTTTAAAAATACAAAAAGCAAAAAAAAGTAATGGCAGAACCATTGTTTTAAATGCTACACAAATAGGTGTTTTAATCAATTATACACAGCAAATAAGACCTAAAATAGCAAACTTATATAATCAAGAAACTGAACAGCTTTTTTTGTCTTACCCTATTTCCAATGAAAAAAACAATATTCAAGATTTTCGAGGAGTGGTGCAATACCTTGCTAAACAGGTTAAGAAAATAGACAGTAATTTTTTAAATTTTAAGCAGTTACGAGCTTCGGTTATTACAAATTGGATAAAAAATGAGGGATTGCGAAAAGCACAATATTTAGCAGGACATCGCTACATATCTAGCACCGAAAGTTATAAGGTAAACGATTTGGAAAGCCTAACTGATGACATTGCAAAACATCATCCATTTTGA
- a CDS encoding transposase: protein MKTNEIIGIDVSKLLIDVCIYSKQIVQQFENSKSGFKLMLKWSFKNSSFSKEETMFVFEHTGMYSHLLSVSLTEQKLSFFIASGLEIKRSIGIARGKDDQIDAKRIALYGYRLKEELKPSKLPKRSILQLKSLLSLRTKLNKQRAGFKVTLKEQKRIYKAKEYKIIFDVQQKMIAELTKQIHKINTQMQAIIDQNIMLKETYKLVTSVKGIGMQTAIMMIVFTDNFSKFENWRKFASYCGVAPFPYQSGTSIKGRTKVSHLANKKLKAIINMCAISAIQHNPEMKLYYHKRIKQGKSKMSTVNIIRNKLIARVFAVVKRQTPYVDTFKFAA from the coding sequence ATGAAAACAAATGAAATTATCGGAATCGATGTCAGTAAATTATTAATTGATGTTTGTATCTATTCTAAACAAATTGTTCAACAGTTTGAGAACAGTAAATCTGGATTTAAATTAATGCTAAAGTGGAGTTTTAAAAATTCGTCTTTCTCTAAAGAAGAAACCATGTTTGTATTTGAACATACAGGAATGTACTCTCATTTATTATCTGTGTCTTTAACTGAACAAAAATTATCTTTTTTCATAGCTTCTGGTTTAGAAATTAAAAGATCTATTGGTATTGCTCGTGGAAAGGATGACCAAATTGATGCCAAACGCATTGCTCTATATGGGTATCGATTAAAAGAAGAACTTAAACCCAGTAAGCTACCTAAAAGAAGTATATTACAACTAAAAAGTCTCTTATCTTTAAGGACAAAACTTAACAAACAAAGAGCTGGTTTTAAAGTTACTTTGAAAGAACAAAAAAGAATTTATAAAGCAAAAGAGTATAAAATAATCTTTGACGTTCAACAAAAAATGATTGCAGAACTAACCAAACAAATACACAAGATTAATACTCAAATGCAAGCTATTATTGACCAAAATATAATGTTAAAAGAAACCTATAAACTTGTTACTAGTGTTAAAGGTATAGGAATGCAAACTGCTATAATGATGATTGTGTTTACTGACAATTTTTCAAAATTTGAAAACTGGAGAAAGTTTGCCTCTTATTGTGGTGTTGCTCCTTTTCCTTACCAATCTGGAACTAGTATTAAAGGACGTACAAAAGTCTCTCATTTGGCTAATAAAAAATTGAAAGCAATTATTAATATGTGCGCTATTTCTGCTATACAACATAACCCAGAAATGAAATTATACTATCATAAAAGAATAAAACAAGGCAAAAGTAAAATGAGTACCGTTAACATTATTAGAAACAAATTAATAGCAAGAGTGTTTGCCGTTGTCAAACGACAAACACCCTATGTAGATACTTTTAAATTTGCTGCATAA